From Symphalangus syndactylus isolate Jambi chromosome X, NHGRI_mSymSyn1-v2.1_pri, whole genome shotgun sequence, the proteins below share one genomic window:
- the NAP1L2 gene encoding nucleosome assembly protein 1-like 2 has product MAESENHKELSESSQEEAGNQIMVEGPGEHLERGEDAAAGLGDDGKCGEEAAAGLGEEGEKGEDTAAGSGEDGKKGGDTNEDSDVDRPKGLIGYVLDTDFVESLPVKVKYRVLALKKLQTRAANLESKFLREFHDIERKFAEMYQPLLEKRRQIINAIYEPTEEECEYKSDCEDYDDEEMCDEEMYGNEEGMVHEYVDEDDGYEDYYYDYAVEEEEEEEEDTEATGEENKEEDPKGIPDFWLTVLKNVDTLTPLIKKYDEPILKLLTDIKVKLSDPGEPLSFTLEFHFKPNEYFKNELLTKTYVLKSKLAYYDPHPYRGTAIEYSTGCEIDWNEGKNVTLKTIKKKQKHRIWGTIRTVTEDFPKDSFFNFFSPHGITSNGRDGNDDFLLGHNLRTYIIPRSVLFFSGDALESQQEGVVREVNDAIYDKIIYDNWMAAIEEVKACCKNLEALVEDIDR; this is encoded by the coding sequence ATGGCCGAGTCAGAGAACCACAAGGAGCTGTCAGAATCCAGTCAAGAAGAGGCTGGTAATCAGATAATGGTGGAAGGGCCCGGGGAACATCTGGAGCGCGGTGAAGATGCCGCTGCTGGGCTTGGAGACGATGGGAAGTGCGGTGAAGAAGCCGCCGCTGGGCTCGGGGAAGAAGGGGAAAAGGGTGAAGATACTGCTGCTGGGTCCGGGGAAGATGGGAAAAAAGGTGGAGATACTAATGAGGACTCAGACGTAGACCGTCCAAAAGGACTTATCGGTTATGTTTTAGATACAGACTTTGTTGAAAGTCTGCCCGTGAAAGTTAAGTACCGTGTGTTAGCCCTTAAAAAGCTTCAAACTAGAGCGGCCAATTTAGAATCCAAATTCCTGAGGGAATTTCATGACATTGAAAGAAAGTTTGCTGAAATGTACCAACCCTTACTGGAAAAAAGACGTCAGATCATCAATGCAATCTATGAACCTACAGAAGAGGAATGTGAATATAAATCAGACTGTGAGGACTATGATGATGAGGAAATGTGTGACGAAGAGATGTATGGTAATGAGGAGGGTATGGTACATGAGTATGTGGATGAGGACGATGGTTATGAGGACTATTATTATGATTATGCtgttgaggaggaggaggaggaggaggaggacactgAGGCTACTGGAGAAGAGAATAAAGAGGAGGATCCTAAGGGAATTCCTGATTTTTGGCTGACTGTTTTAAAAAACGTTGATACACTCACTCCTTTGATTAAGAAATATGATGAGCCTATTCTGAAGCTCCTGACAGATATTAAAGTTAAGCTTTCAGATCCTGGCGAGCCCCTCAGTTTCACACTAGAATTTCACTTCAAACCCAatgaatatttcaaaaatgaGTTGTTGACAAAGACCTACGTGCTGAAGTCAAAGCTAGCATATTATGATCCCCATCCCTATAGGGGAACTGCGATTGAGTATTCCACAGGCTGTGAGATAGAttggaatgaaggaaagaatgtcACTTTGAAAACcatcaagaagaaacagaaacatcGGATCTGGGGAACAATCCGAACTGTAACTGAAGATTTTCCCAAGgattcatttttcaattttttctctcCTCATGGAATCACGTCAAATGGAAGGGATGGAAATGATGATTTTTTACTTGGTCACAATTTACGTACTTACATAATTCCAAGATCAGTATTATTTTTCTCAGGTGATGCACTTGAATCTCAGCAGGAGGGGGTAGTTAGAGAAGTTAATGATGCAAtttatgacaaaattatttatgaTAATTGGATGGCTGCAATTGAGGAAGTTAAAGCTTGTTGCAAAAACCTTGAGGCATTAGTAGAAGACATTGATCGTTAG
- the LOC129476125 gene encoding mitochondrial import receptor subunit TOM20 homolog, giving the protein MVGRNSAITAGACRALFIGYCIYFDHKRQSDPNFKNRFREQRKKQKLAKERAGLSKLPNLKDAEAVKKFFFEEIQLGEELLAQGEYEKGVDHLTNAIAVCGQPQQFLQVLQQTLPPPVFQMLLSKLPTISQRIVSTHSLAEDDVE; this is encoded by the coding sequence ATGGTGGGTCGGAACAGCGCCATCACCGCCGGTGCATGCAGGGCCCTTTTTATTGGGTACTGCATCTACTTCGACCACAAAAGACAAAGTGACCCCAACTTCAAGAACAGATTTcgagaacaaagaaagaaacagaagcttGCCAAGGAGAGAGCTGGGCTTTCCAAGCTACCTAACCTTAAAGACGCTGAAGCTGTTAAGAAgttcttctttgaagaaatacagCTTGGTGAAGAGTTACTAGCTCAAGGTGAATATGAGAAGGGTGTAGACCATCTGACAAATGCAATTGCTGTGTGTGGAcagccacagcagtttctgcaggtCTTACAGCAAACTCTTCCACCACCAGTGTTCCAGATGCTTCTGTCTAAGCTCCCAACAATTAGTCAGAGAATCGTAAGTACTCACAGCTTGGCTGAAGATGATGTGGAATGA